The Agromyces mangrovi genome contains a region encoding:
- a CDS encoding alpha/beta hydrolase, with protein MLDATGTERCVVVGYSMGGELALTLAALHPERVDGVVAIGAAHEWVVPMMEREPPTAPAPGEKPEGWAKYDPDYWRTDYRDFAEWFVAQVVSDPHSTKAWDDGVGWALETTGEVLAATEEEYADLDVEDMERRIRSIDMPVLLLHGTDDRIVHPGSSELMQSWIPGSDLVLLEGAGHSPHTRFPVKVNHLIKGFADRVYGRIDEAATWHVGIARPKSALYLSSPIGLGHARRDIAIAGELRTLHPDLTIDWLAQDPVTRVLDAAGERIHEASAALAGESAHIESECSDHSLAVFQSLRTMDEILVHNFMVFDEVAQRGEYDLIIADESWEVDHYLHENPNLKRGALAWMTDFVGYLPIPERGPREAEVVADYNQEMITHVERYGRVRDAAVFVGSPDDIVPDRFGEGMPLIRDWTEDHFDFAGYVTGFDPAALGSREALRAELGYRDDERVCIVSVGGSGVGTDLIRRVVAAYPEAKRAIPELRMIVVTGPRIDPATLPQIDGVEYRAYVDKLYRHLAACDLAIVQGGLTTTMELAACRVPFIYVPLRDHFEQNFHVRARLDRYRAGRCMQYSELSPDALASAMASLVGAPVDYRPVETDGAARAAAMIGKLL; from the coding sequence GTGCTCGACGCGACCGGCACCGAGCGGTGCGTCGTCGTGGGCTACTCGATGGGTGGCGAGCTCGCGCTCACGCTCGCCGCACTGCATCCGGAGCGCGTCGACGGGGTCGTGGCGATCGGGGCGGCGCACGAGTGGGTCGTGCCGATGATGGAGCGGGAGCCGCCGACGGCACCCGCGCCGGGGGAGAAGCCGGAGGGGTGGGCGAAGTACGACCCCGACTACTGGCGCACCGACTACCGCGACTTCGCCGAGTGGTTCGTGGCCCAGGTCGTGTCCGACCCGCACTCGACGAAGGCGTGGGACGACGGGGTTGGCTGGGCCCTGGAGACCACCGGAGAGGTGCTGGCGGCGACCGAGGAGGAGTACGCCGACCTCGACGTGGAGGACATGGAGCGCCGCATCCGCTCGATCGACATGCCCGTGCTGCTGCTGCACGGCACGGACGACCGAATCGTGCACCCGGGCAGCTCGGAGCTCATGCAGTCGTGGATCCCGGGCTCCGACCTCGTGCTGCTGGAAGGCGCGGGGCACTCGCCGCACACGCGGTTCCCGGTGAAGGTCAACCACCTCATCAAGGGGTTCGCCGACCGCGTGTACGGGCGCATCGACGAGGCGGCGACCTGGCACGTCGGCATCGCGCGGCCGAAGTCGGCGCTCTACCTGTCGTCGCCGATCGGGCTCGGGCACGCACGTCGCGACATCGCCATCGCGGGCGAGCTCCGCACGCTGCATCCGGACCTCACGATCGACTGGCTCGCGCAGGACCCGGTGACCCGGGTGCTGGATGCCGCGGGGGAGCGCATCCACGAGGCATCCGCTGCCCTCGCCGGCGAATCTGCGCACATCGAGTCGGAGTGCAGCGACCACTCGCTCGCGGTGTTCCAGTCGCTGCGCACGATGGACGAGATCCTCGTGCACAACTTCATGGTGTTCGACGAGGTGGCCCAGCGCGGCGAGTACGACCTGATCATCGCCGACGAGTCGTGGGAGGTCGACCACTACCTGCACGAGAACCCGAACCTGAAGCGCGGGGCGCTGGCGTGGATGACCGACTTCGTCGGCTACCTGCCGATTCCCGAGCGGGGTCCGCGCGAGGCGGAGGTCGTGGCCGACTACAACCAGGAGATGATCACGCACGTCGAGCGCTACGGGCGCGTGCGCGACGCCGCGGTGTTCGTCGGCTCGCCCGACGACATCGTGCCCGACCGGTTCGGCGAGGGGATGCCCCTGATTCGCGACTGGACCGAAGACCACTTCGACTTCGCCGGCTACGTGACCGGGTTCGACCCGGCGGCGCTCGGTTCGCGCGAGGCGCTGCGGGCGGAGCTCGGGTACCGCGACGACGAGCGGGTCTGCATCGTCTCGGTCGGCGGGTCGGGCGTCGGCACCGACCTGATCCGCCGCGTGGTCGCCGCCTACCCCGAGGCGAAGCGCGCGATTCCCGAGCTGCGGATGATCGTGGTGACCGGCCCCCGCATCGACCCGGCCACGCTGCCGCAGATCGACGGCGTCGAGTACCGCGCCTACGTCGACAAGCTCTACCGCCACCTCGCCGCGTGCGACCTGGCGATCGTGCAGGGCGGCCTCACCACCACAATGGAGCTCGCCGCCTGCCGGGTGCCGTTCATCTACGTGCCGCTGCGCGACCACTTCGAGCAGAACTTCCACGTGCGGGCGCGGCTCGATCGCTACCGTGCGGGCCGCTGCATGCAGTACTCGGAGCTCTCGCCGGACGCACTTGCGAGCGCCATGGCGTCGCTCGTCGGGGCGCCGGTCGACTACCGTCCGGTCGAGACCGACGGGGCGGCGCGGGCGGCTGCGATGATCGGCAAGCTGCTCTGA
- a CDS encoding DUF1272 domain-containing protein: protein MLELRPNCECCDRDLATDDANVFICTIECTWCGDCARRLDFTCPNCGGNLTERPVRPAAWLAKYPGSTKRVFQADCLATTGG from the coding sequence ATGCTGGAGCTCCGACCCAATTGCGAGTGCTGCGATCGCGACCTCGCGACCGATGACGCGAACGTGTTCATCTGCACGATCGAGTGCACCTGGTGCGGCGACTGCGCCCGCCGTCTCGACTTCACCTGCCCGAACTGCGGCGGCAACCTCACCGAGCGTCCTGTGCGGCCGGCAGCGTGGCTCGCGAAGTACCCGGGCTCGACGAAGCGGGTGTTCCAGGCTGATTGCCTGGCGACGACCGGCGGGTGA
- a CDS encoding alpha/beta fold hydrolase: MRATMPARDGQVERDGATVHWEVYGDDGPTILLAPTWELVHSRNWKMQVSFLARHYRVVLFDAVGNGKSSRPADPGRY, translated from the coding sequence GTGAGGGCGACGATGCCGGCGCGCGACGGCCAGGTCGAACGCGACGGCGCGACCGTGCACTGGGAGGTGTACGGCGACGACGGGCCGACCATCCTGCTCGCGCCGACCTGGGAGCTCGTGCACTCGCGCAACTGGAAGATGCAGGTCTCGTTCCTGGCCCGGCACTACCGGGTGGTGCTGTTCGACGCGGTCGGCAACGGGAAGTCGTCGCGGCCGGCCGATCCCGGTCGCTATTGA
- a CDS encoding TetR/AcrR family transcriptional regulator, translating to MAGSDTRATILAAARTSVLRDGFAALSTRKVADEAGVPQSQIHYHFGTREQLVLSVLEAEDASLVARQAALYAGDEPLSAQWARACDYLDDDLDSGYVRILHEMMAAGWSTEVVGERVRRVYDGWTTVLTDAAERASARGIRFGGLTPAEVATLVGAAFVGAEAMILSGTEGPTRPFRDALRAIGRLIAAEEARLAALEAEVGS from the coding sequence ATGGCCGGGAGTGACACGCGTGCGACGATCCTGGCCGCGGCACGGACATCGGTGCTGCGCGATGGGTTCGCAGCGCTGTCCACGCGCAAGGTCGCCGACGAGGCCGGCGTGCCGCAGTCGCAGATCCACTACCACTTCGGCACGCGCGAACAGCTCGTGCTGAGCGTGCTGGAGGCGGAGGACGCGAGTCTCGTCGCGCGGCAGGCTGCGCTCTACGCGGGCGACGAGCCGCTGTCTGCGCAGTGGGCGCGCGCCTGCGACTACCTCGACGACGACCTCGACTCGGGCTACGTGCGCATCCTGCACGAGATGATGGCGGCCGGGTGGTCGACCGAGGTCGTGGGCGAGCGGGTGCGCCGGGTCTACGACGGGTGGACGACGGTGCTGACGGATGCGGCGGAGCGGGCGTCGGCCCGAGGCATCCGCTTCGGTGGCTTGACGCCCGCGGAGGTGGCCACACTCGTGGGCGCGGCGTTCGTCGGTGCGGAGGCGATGATCCTGAGCGGTACCGAGGGGCCGACGCGGCCGTTCCGCGATGCCCTGCGGGCGATCGGGCGGCTGATCGCCGCTGAGGAGGCGCGCCTCGCGGCGCTCGAGGCGGAGGTGGGGTCGTGA